A genome region from Cystobacter fuscus DSM 2262 includes the following:
- a CDS encoding MFS transporter, which produces MNPRKLHHAWVVAAAVFVVLLCAAGVRATPSVFIVPLEREFGWSRTLVSGAVSLNLVLYGLVGPFAAAIMQRFGIRRTMLVSLVVIAVGVALTNLMNTPWQLFAFWGVLVGLGTGTTAMVLGATVVHRWFVARRGLVMGLLTASTATGQLIFLPILAAMVERHGWRSVSLGIAAVVALVVPLVALVVRDRPSDVGLRPYGARPGEEEQVAPTTNPLVNALATLGRASRSRDFWLLAGSFFICGATTNGLVGTHLVPACMDHGIPEVRAAGLLAVMGVFDLVGTTTSGWLSDRYDNRWLLFWYYGLRGLALLYLPAAFGMSLLGLPVFAVFYGLDWIATVPPTVRLTTQTLGSTDGPIAFGWIVAAHQVGAGAGALSAGVIRTNLATYTPAWVVAGAICMAAALLVLRIGRGAPRASMAAEST; this is translated from the coding sequence ATGAATCCGCGCAAGTTGCACCATGCCTGGGTGGTGGCCGCCGCCGTGTTCGTCGTCTTGCTGTGCGCGGCCGGAGTGCGCGCGACCCCGAGCGTGTTCATCGTCCCGCTCGAGCGGGAGTTCGGCTGGAGCCGGACGCTCGTCTCCGGGGCCGTGTCCCTCAACCTCGTGCTCTACGGGCTCGTCGGGCCCTTCGCCGCCGCGATCATGCAGCGCTTTGGCATCCGCCGGACGATGCTCGTCTCGCTCGTCGTCATCGCGGTGGGAGTGGCGCTGACGAACCTCATGAATACGCCGTGGCAGCTCTTCGCGTTCTGGGGAGTGCTCGTGGGGCTGGGGACGGGGACGACCGCCATGGTGCTCGGCGCGACGGTGGTGCACCGGTGGTTCGTGGCCCGTCGCGGACTCGTCATGGGGCTGCTCACCGCCAGCACGGCGACGGGCCAGCTCATCTTCCTGCCCATCCTCGCGGCCATGGTCGAGCGCCACGGCTGGCGCAGCGTCTCGCTCGGCATCGCCGCCGTCGTCGCGCTGGTGGTGCCGCTCGTCGCGCTCGTCGTCCGGGACCGCCCCTCGGATGTGGGACTGCGGCCCTACGGCGCGCGGCCCGGCGAGGAGGAGCAGGTAGCCCCCACCACCAATCCCCTGGTGAACGCGCTCGCCACCCTGGGCCGCGCCTCCAGGAGCCGTGACTTCTGGTTGCTCGCGGGGAGCTTCTTCATCTGCGGGGCGACGACGAACGGACTGGTGGGGACGCACCTGGTGCCCGCGTGCATGGACCACGGGATTCCCGAGGTGCGCGCCGCCGGACTGCTGGCGGTGATGGGCGTCTTCGATCTCGTGGGCACGACCACGAGCGGATGGCTGTCGGACCGCTATGACAACCGGTGGCTGCTCTTCTGGTACTACGGCTTGAGAGGACTCGCGCTGCTCTACCTGCCCGCGGCGTTCGGGATGTCGTTGCTGGGGCTTCCCGTGTTCGCGGTCTTCTATGGTCTGGATTGGATCGCCACGGTGCCTCCGACCGTCCGTCTCACGACACAGACCCTGGGGTCCACGGACGGACCCATCGCTTTTGGCTGGATCGTCGCCGCGCATCAGGTGGGCGCCGGAGCCGGAGCCCTGAGCGCCGGCGTGATTCGCACGAACCTGGCGACGTACACGCCTGCCTGGGTGGTCGCCGGCGCCATCTGCATGGCCGCCGCCCTGCTCGTTCTGCGCATCGGCCGCGGCGCGCCTCGTGCATCCATGGCCGCGGAGTCCACGTGA
- a CDS encoding S46 family peptidase: MKKALLFLSLLSAPALAGEGKWTPQQVLQLDAAALKKQGLQLPPQKLWDPKRGTGLLAGTVNVGGCSGAFISEAGLVITNHHCAFSIIQEHSTPQRDLLTQGFLARTREEELPGKGARIQVPRAFTDVTKQMLEAVPAGADDLARQKALERKEKELVAECEKRPATRCKVARFEGGLQFTLLDSVELADVRLVYAPPRSVGEYGGEEDNWMWPRHTGDFSILRAYVAPDGAAAPFSAQNVPYKAEFFFPLAPEGVKPDDFVMVLGYPGITFRAMLADEMADRQSRYYPRVIDVYGELIRILEEQGEKDPSGKIAVASNLKSLHNRYKNAGGQLAGLKRGHLVEKQREAEAAVVEWARPREEWAAALQARTELLALRDEDAKTFERNFLLDALRGSTKGPGLAATLVRMAQERVKPDLEREPEFMERELPRQKDRLEREQKNFFPPADKRVLLALVRRAQALGAGERIAAIDKAFGRAFSEKDVSAKIDALYAGSKVMDLAERQKMAGESEAQLRARKDPLLELGFDLAAELVALDDLRDRREGAGVRLMPQWRRAVLAHAGKPVAPDANGTLRVTFAKVKGYAPRDGAFYLPQTTLAGVLEKNTGEEPFNAPTKVVAAAEARKYGPWLDPRLKDVPVNFLADADTTGGNSGSPTVNGKGQLVGVNFDRVWENVSNDFGYNPDVARNVNVDVRYVLWLLDQVEDADALLRELGVRKGPKAQERR; the protein is encoded by the coding sequence ATGAAGAAGGCGCTCCTGTTCCTATCGCTCCTGTCCGCTCCGGCCCTGGCTGGAGAGGGCAAGTGGACCCCCCAGCAGGTTCTTCAACTCGACGCGGCCGCGCTCAAGAAGCAGGGCCTCCAGCTCCCGCCCCAGAAGCTGTGGGATCCCAAGCGGGGCACCGGCCTGCTGGCGGGCACGGTGAACGTGGGCGGGTGCTCGGGGGCCTTCATCTCCGAGGCGGGTCTGGTCATCACCAACCACCACTGCGCCTTCTCCATCATCCAGGAGCACAGCACGCCCCAGCGTGATCTGCTCACCCAGGGCTTCCTGGCCCGGACGCGCGAGGAGGAGCTGCCGGGCAAGGGCGCGCGCATCCAGGTGCCCCGGGCCTTCACGGACGTGACGAAGCAGATGCTCGAGGCGGTGCCCGCCGGGGCGGATGATCTCGCGCGGCAGAAGGCGCTGGAGCGCAAGGAGAAGGAGCTGGTCGCCGAGTGCGAGAAGCGCCCCGCCACGCGCTGCAAGGTGGCCCGCTTCGAGGGCGGACTGCAATTCACCCTGCTCGACTCGGTGGAGCTGGCCGACGTGCGCCTGGTGTACGCGCCCCCGCGCTCGGTGGGTGAGTACGGCGGCGAGGAGGACAACTGGATGTGGCCGCGCCACACCGGGGACTTCTCCATCCTGCGCGCCTATGTGGCCCCGGATGGCGCGGCGGCCCCGTTCAGCGCCCAGAACGTGCCCTACAAGGCGGAGTTCTTCTTCCCGCTGGCCCCCGAGGGCGTCAAGCCCGACGACTTCGTGATGGTGCTGGGCTACCCGGGCATCACCTTCCGCGCCATGCTCGCCGACGAGATGGCCGATCGCCAGTCGCGCTACTACCCGCGCGTCATCGACGTGTACGGCGAGCTCATCCGCATCCTCGAGGAGCAGGGCGAGAAGGATCCCTCGGGGAAGATCGCCGTGGCCTCCAACCTCAAGAGCCTCCACAACCGCTACAAGAACGCGGGGGGACAGCTCGCGGGGCTCAAGCGGGGCCACCTCGTGGAGAAGCAGCGCGAGGCCGAGGCGGCGGTGGTGGAGTGGGCGCGCCCGCGCGAGGAGTGGGCCGCGGCGCTCCAGGCGCGCACGGAGCTGCTGGCCCTGCGCGACGAGGACGCGAAGACCTTCGAGCGCAACTTCCTGCTCGACGCCCTCCGGGGCTCGACCAAGGGTCCGGGCCTCGCGGCGACGCTGGTGCGCATGGCGCAGGAGCGGGTGAAGCCGGACCTCGAGCGCGAGCCCGAGTTCATGGAGCGCGAGCTGCCCCGGCAGAAGGACCGGCTGGAGCGCGAGCAGAAGAACTTCTTCCCTCCGGCGGACAAGCGCGTGCTGCTCGCGCTGGTGCGGCGGGCGCAGGCGCTGGGCGCGGGCGAGCGCATCGCGGCGATCGACAAGGCCTTCGGCCGCGCGTTCTCGGAGAAGGACGTGTCCGCGAAGATCGACGCGCTGTACGCGGGCTCGAAGGTGATGGACCTGGCCGAGCGGCAGAAGATGGCGGGCGAGAGCGAGGCCCAGCTCCGGGCGCGCAAGGATCCCCTGCTGGAGCTGGGCTTCGATCTGGCGGCCGAGCTGGTGGCGTTGGATGACCTGCGCGACCGGCGCGAGGGCGCGGGCGTGCGGCTGATGCCCCAGTGGCGCCGGGCGGTGCTGGCCCACGCGGGCAAGCCGGTGGCGCCGGATGCCAATGGCACGCTCCGGGTGACGTTCGCCAAGGTGAAGGGCTATGCGCCGCGCGACGGTGCCTTCTACCTGCCGCAGACCACGCTCGCGGGCGTCCTGGAGAAGAACACCGGCGAGGAGCCCTTCAACGCCCCCACCAAGGTCGTGGCGGCGGCCGAGGCCCGCAAGTACGGCCCGTGGCTGGATCCCCGGCTCAAGGACGTGCCGGTGAACTTCCTGGCGGACGCGGACACCACCGGAGGCAACTCGGGCAGCCCCACCGTCAACGGCAAGGGCCAGCTCGTGGGCGTCAACTTCGACCGCGTGTGGGAGAACGTGTCCAATGACTTCGGCTATAATCCCGACGTGGCGCGCAACGTGAACGTGGACGTGCGCTACGTGCTGTGGCTGTTGGATCAAGTCGAGGACGCGGACGCCCTGTTGCGCGAGCTGGGCGTGCGCAAGGGCCCCAAGGCGCAGGAGCGTCGCTGA
- a CDS encoding MarR family winged helix-turn-helix transcriptional regulator — MPPDEEFTQTPCNCLSLRQASRHVTQFYDQALAPSGVRTTQYSILNRVFTQGPRTVKQLAEQLFMDPSTLTHNLRPLLKEGLVELQVGTDRRMRVIALTPRGKSVRERARVLWLRAQARFEQEFGDTRAAALREMMSAVVRTPLGEGEGTAGKAAGKRLR; from the coding sequence ATGCCCCCCGACGAAGAGTTCACCCAGACCCCGTGTAACTGCCTGTCGTTGCGGCAGGCGTCTCGCCATGTCACCCAGTTCTACGATCAGGCGCTCGCGCCCAGTGGCGTTCGCACGACGCAGTACTCGATCCTCAACCGCGTGTTCACGCAGGGCCCGAGGACGGTGAAGCAACTCGCGGAACAGCTCTTCATGGATCCCTCGACGCTCACGCACAACCTCCGGCCACTGCTCAAGGAGGGGCTCGTCGAGCTCCAGGTGGGCACGGATCGCCGCATGCGTGTCATTGCCCTGACGCCTCGAGGCAAGTCCGTCCGTGAGCGGGCCCGGGTGCTCTGGCTTCGGGCCCAGGCCCGGTTCGAGCAGGAGTTCGGCGACACGCGGGCCGCCGCCTTGCGCGAGATGATGTCCGCCGTCGTCCGCACGCCGCTGGGAGAAGGGGAGGGCACCGCCGGGAAGGCCGCTGGGAAACGCCTCCGGTAG
- the pilM gene encoding pilus assembly protein PilM translates to MARILGLDLGSHAVKGLLLDTSTRGAAAVKAFVEVRRAAEGDRQETLRQALRALLEHQELSNPDQVVVALPGPTLATHQLSLPFTDPKRIEATIPFEVESQIPFDLGEAIYDYQIATQVKDKGSELLVGVVRREELATLMGLLNEVGVDPRVVTHPGITYQNMLLQQGVDEETVAIVDIGHERTTLAIGRPGMGVEFARTFSGGGLNLSRALAAEFQTPLQEAHHWKETHGALASAAQAQGPDGERAAAAFVRGLQPVLRELRPSFKSFTARTRRQVTAVLVCGGTARIPGIAEQLTRDLGIPAKVVTLPQEVASAVPPGAQPLAAQAYSLALRGQASGAKAPRFNLRRGEFAFKGDYDYLKDKMGLLASFAVTLLLLLIASGVVRNSVLARREAQVDKVLCDVTQRILGSCEKNYDIALNRLKGVESPAAALPKLSAVNLLAELTQRVPADVAVTFDRIDIDLERISVRGVTDSSKQIDTIAAALRGHRCFKEVKEGKVEKTREGNKVSFRLDIQVQCAEQLQASEG, encoded by the coding sequence ATGGCCCGGATTCTGGGTCTGGACCTGGGCAGCCACGCGGTGAAGGGGCTGCTGTTGGATACGAGCACACGGGGCGCCGCGGCCGTGAAGGCCTTCGTCGAGGTGCGCCGCGCCGCGGAGGGCGACCGTCAGGAGACGCTGCGTCAGGCGTTGCGCGCGCTGCTCGAGCACCAGGAGCTGAGCAACCCCGACCAGGTGGTGGTGGCGCTACCCGGCCCCACCCTGGCCACCCACCAGCTCTCCCTGCCCTTCACCGATCCCAAGCGCATCGAGGCCACCATCCCCTTCGAGGTGGAGAGCCAGATTCCGTTCGATCTGGGCGAGGCCATCTACGACTACCAGATCGCCACCCAGGTGAAGGACAAGGGGAGCGAGCTGCTGGTGGGCGTGGTGCGCCGCGAGGAGCTGGCCACGCTCATGGGGCTGCTCAACGAGGTGGGGGTGGATCCACGGGTGGTGACGCACCCGGGCATCACCTACCAGAACATGCTCTTGCAGCAGGGCGTGGACGAGGAGACGGTGGCCATCGTGGACATCGGCCACGAGCGCACGACGCTGGCCATTGGCCGGCCCGGGATGGGCGTGGAGTTCGCGCGCACCTTCTCCGGAGGCGGGTTGAACCTCAGCCGCGCGCTGGCCGCCGAGTTCCAGACGCCGCTGCAGGAGGCCCACCACTGGAAGGAGACGCACGGAGCGCTGGCGAGCGCGGCCCAGGCACAGGGGCCGGACGGGGAGCGGGCCGCGGCGGCGTTCGTGCGCGGCCTGCAGCCGGTGCTGCGCGAGCTGCGTCCGTCCTTCAAGTCCTTCACCGCGCGCACGCGCCGGCAGGTGACGGCGGTGCTGGTGTGTGGAGGGACGGCGCGCATCCCCGGTATCGCCGAGCAGTTGACGCGGGATCTGGGCATTCCCGCGAAGGTGGTGACGCTGCCCCAGGAGGTCGCGTCCGCCGTGCCTCCCGGGGCTCAGCCACTGGCGGCGCAGGCCTACTCGCTCGCGCTGCGGGGCCAGGCCTCGGGCGCCAAGGCCCCGCGCTTCAACCTGCGCCGGGGTGAGTTCGCCTTCAAGGGCGACTACGACTACCTGAAGGACAAGATGGGCCTTCTGGCCTCGTTCGCCGTCACCCTGCTGCTGCTGCTCATCGCCAGCGGCGTGGTGCGCAACTCGGTGCTCGCGCGGCGCGAGGCACAGGTGGACAAGGTGCTGTGTGACGTCACCCAGCGCATCCTCGGCTCGTGCGAGAAGAACTACGACATCGCGCTCAACCGGCTCAAGGGCGTGGAGAGCCCCGCCGCGGCGCTGCCGAAGCTGTCGGCGGTGAACCTGCTGGCGGAGCTGACGCAGCGGGTGCCGGCGGACGTGGCGGTGACGTTCGACCGCATCGACATCGACCTGGAGCGCATCAGCGTGCGCGGCGTGACGGACAGCTCCAAGCAGATCGACACCATCGCCGCCGCGCTCCGGGGCCACCGCTGCTTCAAGGAAGTGAAGGAGGGCAAGGTGGAGAAGACCCGCGAGGGCAACAAGGTCTCCTTCCGCCTGGACATCCAGGTGCAGTGCGCCGAGCAACTGCAGGCGAGCGAGGGCTAG
- a CDS encoding general secretion pathway protein GspK, translating to MTSPQNSNAERTGARRSARSQRRERGVALIIAVVSITLLTVVATEFAYNTRVDLQLATNQRDEVQALYMARSGVALSRLLLRFQKQVDQTPIPNIGSILSNLTGGGGAAAPGGQQPASSLNIQLWKLARVDCHMLKGMVASGGEGAEEEEEAPAPTLHEDEEGAEGAAELAVTGARRSFGSFSGCFLSTIQDEEEKLNLLRLNAGQGDALPTAMRLLDMLSDKRFEFLFSREDANGVRVNPQDVVIAIRDWMDDNKTQSALDLVSAAGPFADGFSDEGSPYSRYEPRYEPKNSRFDSLDELYRVHGVNDRFMAAFRDRVTVYPDMNAKPNVNTDDPLMMHMAILSAADPARPDPRLKDPVFVQELISRIRAARAFSFFGMGVADFVTAIEAAGIAVNPNIKANVAGNRFLSDKTTTFTIKSVGEAGSVQKTLTAVIRLDDGLGKLVYWREE from the coding sequence ATGACGAGCCCCCAGAACAGCAACGCCGAGCGGACGGGAGCCCGCCGCTCCGCCCGGTCCCAGCGACGGGAGCGGGGCGTGGCGCTCATCATCGCGGTGGTGTCCATCACCCTGCTCACCGTGGTGGCCACGGAGTTCGCCTACAACACGCGCGTGGACCTGCAGCTGGCCACCAACCAGCGCGACGAGGTGCAGGCCCTGTACATGGCCCGCTCGGGCGTGGCGCTGTCGCGTCTGCTGCTGCGCTTCCAGAAGCAGGTGGACCAGACGCCCATCCCCAACATCGGCAGCATCCTCAGCAACCTCACCGGAGGAGGAGGCGCCGCGGCGCCCGGAGGGCAGCAGCCCGCGTCCTCACTCAACATCCAGCTGTGGAAGCTGGCGCGCGTGGACTGCCACATGCTCAAGGGCATGGTGGCCAGTGGCGGCGAGGGCGCCGAGGAGGAAGAGGAGGCCCCCGCCCCCACGCTCCACGAGGACGAGGAGGGAGCGGAAGGCGCCGCCGAGCTGGCCGTCACGGGCGCGCGGCGCTCCTTCGGCAGCTTCAGCGGCTGCTTCCTGTCCACCATCCAGGACGAGGAGGAGAAGCTCAACCTCTTGCGCCTCAACGCGGGCCAGGGCGATGCCCTGCCCACGGCGATGCGCCTGCTGGACATGCTCAGCGACAAGCGCTTCGAGTTCCTGTTCTCGCGCGAGGACGCCAACGGCGTGCGCGTCAATCCGCAGGACGTGGTCATCGCCATCCGCGACTGGATGGACGACAACAAGACGCAGTCCGCGCTGGATCTCGTGTCGGCCGCGGGCCCCTTCGCCGATGGCTTCTCCGACGAGGGCTCGCCCTACAGCCGCTACGAGCCGCGCTACGAACCGAAGAACTCGCGCTTCGACAGCCTGGATGAGCTGTACCGGGTGCATGGCGTGAACGACCGCTTCATGGCCGCGTTCCGGGATCGGGTCACGGTGTACCCGGACATGAATGCCAAGCCCAACGTCAACACGGATGATCCGCTGATGATGCACATGGCCATCCTGTCGGCGGCGGACCCGGCGCGGCCGGATCCCCGCTTGAAGGATCCGGTGTTCGTGCAGGAGCTCATCTCGCGCATCCGCGCGGCGCGGGCCTTCAGCTTCTTCGGCATGGGCGTGGCGGACTTCGTGACCGCCATCGAGGCCGCGGGCATCGCCGTCAATCCGAACATCAAGGCGAACGTGGCGGGCAACCGCTTCCTGAGTGACAAGACGACGACGTTCACCATCAAGTCCGTGGGTGAGGCGGGTTCGGTCCAGAAGACCCTGACCGCCGTCATCCGGCTCGACGACGGGCTGGGCAAGCTCGTCTACTGGAGAGAGGAATAG
- the gspM gene encoding type II secretion system protein GspM has translation MEQLKTLLNDARVWFERLSTRERRMVMATGGAVAAFVVFLIFFSFSNTANSYRKRTDQKMEKLREVQVLAASYREAAQERQAMEQQLTGGDVRLMTYVEERATMAGLTVPNMTPKNDVALGDGQIVESSVELTFTDVDIQKLHDFLTAVERGPGVVKVKNLRLEPHDANENLTAWTTVATYKLKPQ, from the coding sequence ATGGAACAGCTCAAGACACTCCTCAACGACGCTCGCGTCTGGTTCGAGCGGCTGAGCACCCGCGAGCGCCGCATGGTGATGGCCACGGGCGGCGCGGTGGCGGCCTTCGTGGTGTTCCTCATCTTCTTCTCCTTCTCCAACACGGCCAACAGCTACCGCAAGCGCACGGATCAGAAGATGGAGAAGCTGCGCGAGGTGCAGGTGCTCGCGGCCAGCTACCGCGAGGCCGCCCAGGAGCGCCAGGCCATGGAGCAGCAGCTCACCGGCGGCGACGTGCGCCTGATGACCTACGTGGAGGAGAGGGCCACGATGGCGGGACTGACCGTGCCGAACATGACGCCCAAGAACGACGTGGCGCTGGGCGACGGGCAGATCGTCGAGAGCTCGGTGGAGCTGACGTTCACCGACGTGGACATCCAGAAGCTGCATGACTTCCTGACGGCGGTGGAGCGCGGGCCGGGCGTGGTGAAGGTGAAGAACCTGCGCCTGGAGCCCCACGACGCCAATGAAAACCTGACGGCGTGGACGACCGTCGCCACCTACAAGCTGAAGCCGCAATAA
- the gspN gene encoding type II secretion system protein GspN produces MATETKIARWKLVLGYGAFSLVAFVLCLLITFPYDTLRARAVGAAADAGYALRIGSLRPGLFGLTATQVRLSKVPHGMTPELQDMLASNSAMLPGPEELGEPLTIDSVAVRPALFPPGVAFRASLLGGSASGSVGGLGDMKVAVKLSDLDPSGGNLKGFSGVDLVGKLNGSLDLTLPKTRGQPDLSQANGQLSLDSRGLIIQGGNVTVPMYGTPTPMDLPRIALGDLDARIRIEKGLGTVEALQTKSEDLEVQGSGTLKLGQRLDVSQPDMEIKLGAEPEFVKRLGLIGAGLTILPADKTNPKFRVAHLSGFLNRPTFGPARVQR; encoded by the coding sequence ATGGCAACCGAGACCAAGATCGCACGCTGGAAGCTGGTGCTGGGCTACGGGGCGTTCTCGCTCGTGGCCTTCGTGCTGTGCCTGCTGATCACCTTCCCCTATGACACCTTGCGCGCGCGCGCCGTGGGCGCGGCGGCGGACGCGGGGTATGCGCTGCGCATCGGCTCGCTGCGGCCCGGACTCTTCGGACTGACGGCCACCCAGGTGCGCCTGAGCAAGGTGCCCCACGGCATGACGCCCGAGTTGCAGGACATGCTGGCGAGCAACTCGGCCATGCTGCCCGGCCCCGAGGAGCTCGGCGAGCCGCTGACCATCGACTCGGTGGCGGTGCGGCCGGCGCTGTTTCCGCCCGGGGTGGCCTTCCGCGCCAGCCTGCTGGGCGGCAGCGCCAGCGGCAGCGTGGGCGGGCTGGGCGACATGAAGGTGGCGGTGAAGCTGTCGGACCTGGATCCCTCGGGCGGCAACCTCAAGGGCTTCAGCGGCGTGGATCTGGTGGGCAAGCTCAATGGCTCGCTCGACCTCACCCTGCCGAAGACCCGGGGACAGCCGGACCTGAGCCAGGCCAACGGCCAGCTGTCGCTGGACTCGCGCGGGCTCATCATCCAGGGCGGCAACGTCACCGTGCCCATGTACGGCACGCCCACGCCCATGGACCTGCCGCGCATCGCCCTGGGCGACCTCGACGCGCGCATCCGCATCGAGAAGGGCCTGGGCACCGTGGAGGCCCTTCAGACCAAGAGCGAGGACCTGGAGGTCCAGGGCTCGGGGACACTGAAGCTCGGCCAGCGGCTGGACGTGAGCCAGCCCGACATGGAAATCAAGCTCGGCGCCGAGCCGGAGTTCGTCAAGCGGCTGGGGCTCATCGGCGCGGGCCTGACCATCCTGCCCGCGGACAAGACCAACCCGAAGTTCCGCGTGGCGCACCTGTCGGGCTTCCTCAACCGGCCCACCTTCGGCCCCGCCCGCGTGCAGCGCTAG
- a CDS encoding sigma-54-dependent Fis family transcriptional regulator: protein MPELVFFRRGEEVLRVGLGRERMVLGRGDKSDVVIPDPEVSRQQVALVFDGTRCTLQDLSGKGTQVGDTPVTQGELADGADISLGQWRAVFRLHGSGESEGPTEVGSRTEIQSKDSVSRWQPAQVRIKQGASETVHKLQGDSFTVGKDPSCDLVVQDSFISGRHLKVVRRDGHFQVVDTNSTNGTWLGPVRVFEVQVGLPTTLRLGQTELTLEPVTPARREQAFRGLIGNDASVRQLVELIQRVAPSSAAVAILGESGTGKELVARALHDCSQRADKAFIPVNCAAISKELIESELFGHEKGSFTGATNARKGAFEEADGGTLFLDEIGELPLDLQAKLLRALESGEIKRVGASRPVNVDVRVVAATNRDLLSASRDGRFREDLYYRLCVVPLHLPPLRSRKGDILALAEHFLRMYSPRGQTVRLTPATIERLQQHAWPGNIRELRNVVHRGLLLRKGANIEPSDITFDQEVNRETGVAVPELPPGMTLEQMLLKLERQIVEAALRRYNNNRERVARELGVARSTLFKRLKEWGLTRQEEDPES, encoded by the coding sequence ATGCCGGAGTTGGTGTTCTTTCGTCGGGGCGAGGAGGTTCTGCGGGTTGGACTGGGACGCGAGCGCATGGTGCTCGGCCGTGGCGACAAGAGTGATGTCGTCATTCCCGATCCGGAGGTGAGCCGTCAGCAGGTGGCGCTCGTCTTCGATGGGACGCGATGCACCCTGCAGGACTTGTCGGGCAAGGGGACCCAGGTGGGTGACACCCCGGTGACCCAGGGAGAGTTGGCGGATGGGGCGGACATCTCGCTCGGCCAGTGGCGTGCCGTGTTCCGGCTCCACGGCAGCGGCGAGTCCGAGGGGCCCACCGAGGTGGGCTCGCGCACGGAGATTCAATCCAAGGACTCCGTGTCGCGCTGGCAGCCCGCCCAGGTGCGCATCAAGCAGGGCGCCAGCGAGACCGTCCACAAGCTCCAGGGCGACAGCTTCACCGTGGGCAAGGATCCCTCGTGTGACCTGGTGGTGCAGGACTCCTTCATCTCCGGCCGCCACCTCAAGGTGGTGCGCCGGGACGGCCACTTCCAGGTGGTGGATACCAACTCCACCAATGGCACCTGGTTGGGCCCGGTGCGCGTCTTCGAGGTGCAGGTGGGTCTGCCCACCACGCTGCGCCTCGGGCAGACGGAGCTGACCCTCGAGCCCGTCACCCCGGCGCGCCGCGAGCAGGCCTTCCGCGGCCTCATCGGCAACGACGCGTCCGTGCGGCAGCTCGTGGAGCTCATCCAGCGGGTGGCGCCCTCGTCCGCCGCGGTGGCCATCCTCGGCGAGTCCGGTACCGGCAAGGAGCTGGTGGCCCGGGCCCTCCACGACTGCTCCCAGCGCGCCGACAAGGCCTTCATCCCCGTCAACTGCGCGGCCATCTCCAAGGAGCTGATCGAAAGCGAGCTGTTCGGCCACGAGAAGGGCTCGTTCACCGGCGCCACCAACGCGCGCAAGGGGGCCTTCGAGGAGGCCGATGGTGGCACCCTCTTCCTGGACGAGATCGGCGAGCTGCCGCTGGACCTGCAGGCCAAGCTCCTGCGCGCGCTGGAGAGCGGGGAGATCAAGCGCGTGGGTGCCAGCCGCCCCGTCAACGTGGACGTGCGCGTGGTGGCCGCCACCAACCGGGATCTGCTGTCGGCTTCGCGCGACGGCCGCTTCCGCGAGGATCTCTACTACCGCCTGTGCGTGGTGCCCCTGCACCTGCCGCCCCTGCGCAGCCGGAAAGGCGACATCCTCGCCCTGGCCGAGCACTTCCTGCGCATGTACTCGCCCCGGGGACAGACGGTGCGCCTGACCCCGGCCACCATCGAGCGGCTCCAGCAGCACGCCTGGCCGGGCAACATCCGCGAGCTGCGCAACGTGGTGCACCGGGGCCTGTTGCTGCGCAAGGGCGCCAACATCGAGCCGAGCGACATCACCTTCGACCAGGAGGTGAATCGCGAGACGGGCGTCGCCGTGCCCGAGCTGCCTCCCGGCATGACGCTCGAGCAGATGCTGCTCAAGCTGGAGCGGCAGATCGTCGAGGCCGCCCTGCGCCGCTACAACAACAACCGCGAGCGCGTGGCGCGTGAACTCGGAGTGGCCCGCTCCACCCTCTTCAAGCGCCTCAAGGAGTGGGGCCTCACCCGGCAGGAAGAAGACCCGGAATCGTAG
- a CDS encoding RNA polymerase sigma factor translates to MDVAVLPFPSFTELYRQYRTRALAIARRIVGDADDAEDVVQDVFIRLAQRPSGFDGRASSSTWLHRVMVNSSINWLRARRRRERLRHEPEEAVSPEASAVGTEMQRHFEQALRHVSEQQRQVLWLREMRGYSYPEIATLLRIPEGTVKSALHRGRQRAQAELEARGQKP, encoded by the coding sequence ATGGATGTAGCGGTCCTCCCTTTTCCGTCATTCACCGAGTTGTACCGACAGTACCGTACACGGGCACTGGCCATCGCTCGCCGCATCGTGGGGGATGCGGATGACGCGGAAGACGTGGTCCAGGATGTCTTCATACGCCTGGCGCAGCGGCCCAGCGGCTTCGATGGCCGCGCGTCGTCGAGCACGTGGTTGCACCGGGTGATGGTGAACAGCAGCATCAACTGGCTGCGAGCCCGGCGGCGCCGCGAGCGGTTGCGGCACGAGCCCGAGGAAGCCGTCTCGCCCGAGGCGAGCGCGGTGGGCACCGAGATGCAGCGCCACTTCGAGCAGGCGCTGCGTCACGTGAGCGAACAGCAACGTCAGGTGCTGTGGCTGCGGGAGATGCGCGGCTACAGCTACCCGGAGATCGCCACCCTGCTGCGCATCCCCGAGGGCACGGTGAAGAGCGCCCTGCACCGGGGCCGCCAGCGGGCCCAGGCCGAGCTGGAAGCGCGCGGCCAGAAGCCCTGA